From a single Phocoena sinus isolate mPhoSin1 chromosome 1, mPhoSin1.pri, whole genome shotgun sequence genomic region:
- the CPTP gene encoding ceramide-1-phosphate transfer protein: MDDLESEFNLKVVLLSFKQCLNEKEEVLLDHYLASWRGLVRFLNSLGTIFSFISKDVVAKLQIMEQLCGGPQQEHYSTLQAMVAYEVGSQLVDLERRSRHPDSGCRTVLRLHRALHWLQLFLEGVRTSPEDARTAALCTDSYNASLAAYHPWIIRRAVTVAFCALPTRKVFLETMNVGSPEQAVEMLGEALPFIKRVYDISQRLYAEHALLDLP, translated from the exons ATGGATGACTTGGAGTCAGAGTTTAATCTGAAAGttgtcctgctcagtttcaagcAGTGTCTCAACGAGAAGGAAGAGGTGCTGCTGGACCACTACCTCGCCAGCTGGAGGGGGCTGGTCAG GTTCCTGAACAGCCTGGGCACCATCTTCTCGTTCATCTCCAAGGATGTGGTGGCGAAGCTGCAGATCATGGAGCAGCTGTGCGGTGGCCCCCAGCAGGAGCACTATAGCACCCTGCAGGCCATGGTGGCCTACGAGGTGGGCAGCCAGCTGGTAGACCTGGAGAGGCGCTCCCGCCACCCCGACTCGGGCTGCCGGACGGTGCTGCGGCTGCACCGCGCCCTGCACTGGCTGCAGCTCTTCCTGGAGGGCGTCCGCACCAGCCCTGAGGACGCACGCACTGCCGCGCTCTGCACTGACTCTTACAATGCCTCGCTGGCCGCCTACCACCCTTGGATCATCCGCCGCGCCGTTACCGTGGCCTTCTGTGCACTGCCCACACGCAAGGTCTTCCTGGAGACCATGAACGTGGGGTCCCCTGAGCAGGCCGTGGAGATGCTGGGCGAGGCCCTGCCCTTCATCAAACGCGTCTACGACATCTCCCAGAGGCTCTACGCCGAGCACGCCCTGCTGGACCTACCCTAG